Proteins encoded by one window of Vampirovibrionales bacterium:
- a CDS encoding APC family permease: MFGRFIVNFGKLKRWLVGKPLASQLERHERLNIPLGLAVFSSDALSSTAYATEEVLIALVGSAFALQAGILSIPVALAICLLIAIVVISYRQVIHAYPQGGGAYIVAKENLGRLACQVAGSALLIDYILTVSVSISAAAANLISTGLVPPEWRTSIALWLVLAITLLNLRGVRESGKIIAFPAYAFIASMAIVMACGLWRIAHGDVSQPTFVPFSAGASDADQWTGALVALALLKAFSHGCAALTGIEAISNGVTAFKEPVVERANRTMAIMGLILGAVFLGMTCLAYYFQVVPHPNDTVISQVARMASEALGPGAQALYYVTVFATMTILALAANTSFAGYPRLASMLAHDGFLPRQLMNQGDRLVFTNGILSLGLLSALLIWLFHGDTNALIPLYAVGVFLSFTLAQAGMVRHHLRHREPGWRYGVRINGFGAVVTAIVTLILAFEKFTEGAWIVLVAVPAFILIFRQIERHYRSISRQLALPDKGYCPVTMEHTALVLVSSLHRGTLPALEYAKTISGHVEAVHVELNPEGTERLKKAWQEWGCSIPLTILKSPYRSLTKPLMDYIDVVEERSPHDLVTIIVPEFVTRRWWHNFLHNQSAWLINELLKYHKGKVVTTVRFFLEE, translated from the coding sequence CCGAAGAGGTCTTGATCGCTTTGGTGGGCAGCGCCTTTGCCTTGCAGGCCGGGATACTGTCGATTCCGGTGGCGCTGGCGATTTGTCTGCTGATCGCCATTGTCGTGATTTCCTATCGTCAGGTGATTCACGCCTATCCGCAAGGCGGCGGGGCCTATATCGTCGCCAAGGAGAATCTGGGGCGTCTCGCGTGCCAGGTGGCGGGCTCGGCCTTGCTGATTGATTACATCCTGACCGTATCGGTCAGCATCAGCGCGGCGGCGGCCAACCTGATTTCGACCGGACTGGTACCGCCAGAATGGCGCACGTCGATTGCCTTGTGGCTGGTGCTGGCCATCACGCTGCTCAATCTGCGCGGCGTGCGCGAATCCGGCAAAATTATCGCCTTTCCCGCCTATGCGTTTATCGCTTCGATGGCGATCGTGATGGCGTGCGGCTTGTGGCGCATTGCCCATGGCGATGTCTCGCAGCCGACGTTCGTGCCGTTTTCTGCGGGCGCGTCCGACGCCGATCAGTGGACCGGCGCGCTGGTAGCGCTTGCCCTGCTCAAGGCCTTCTCACACGGATGCGCCGCCCTGACCGGGATTGAAGCCATCTCCAATGGCGTAACGGCTTTCAAAGAGCCGGTCGTCGAACGCGCCAATCGCACGATGGCCATTATGGGCCTGATTCTCGGCGCGGTGTTTCTCGGGATGACCTGCCTGGCTTATTACTTTCAGGTCGTGCCGCATCCCAACGACACCGTCATTTCGCAAGTCGCGCGCATGGCGTCCGAGGCGCTGGGGCCGGGCGCGCAGGCCCTGTACTACGTGACCGTGTTTGCGACGATGACGATTCTGGCGCTGGCGGCCAATACCAGTTTTGCGGGCTACCCGAGGCTGGCCAGCATGTTGGCGCATGACGGGTTCTTGCCACGGCAGTTGATGAATCAGGGGGACCGGCTCGTCTTCACCAATGGGATTCTGTCGCTGGGGCTGCTGTCGGCGTTGTTAATCTGGCTGTTCCATGGCGATACCAACGCTTTGATCCCGTTATACGCGGTTGGCGTGTTTCTGTCGTTTACGCTGGCGCAGGCGGGGATGGTGCGGCATCATTTGCGGCATCGCGAACCGGGTTGGCGCTATGGCGTGCGGATTAATGGCTTTGGCGCCGTTGTGACCGCCATCGTGACGTTGATTCTGGCCTTCGAGAAGTTTACCGAGGGCGCGTGGATCGTCCTGGTCGCCGTCCCGGCCTTCATCCTGATTTTCCGGCAGATTGAGCGGCATTATCGCTCGATTTCCCGTCAGCTCGCCTTGCCCGACAAGGGCTATTGCCCGGTGACGATGGAGCATACGGCGCTGGTGCTGGTGTCATCGCTGCATCGCGGGACGCTGCCGGCGCTGGAGTATGCCAAGACCATTTCCGGTCACGTCGAGGCTGTCCACGTCGAATTGAATCCCGAAGGGACCGAACGCCTTAAAAAGGCTTGGCAGGAATGGGGATGCAGCATTCCGCTGACGATCCTCAAGTCGCCCTATCGCTCGCTGACCAAACCGCTGATGGATTACATTGACGTGGTGGAAGAGCGCTCGCCCCACGATCTGGTGACCATCATCGTGCCGGAATTCGTCACGCGGCGCTGGTGGCATAACTTTCTGCACAATCAATCGGCCTGGCTCATTAACGAGTTGCTCAAGTATCACAAGGGCAAGGTCGTCACCACGGTCCGCTTCTTTCTGGAAGAATAA
- a CDS encoding type IV pilus twitching motility protein PilT: MILEELLQEVFRRKASDLHLSLGLPPVFRVDGKLIRGDYPPLSKEDVHRLIFSMLTNEQRRVLEQDWELDCSYGVSGLGRFRVNVYKERSTYAAALRSISTEIPSFDSLNLPPIVKEIADRPKGLVLVTGPTGSGKSTTLAAMVDYINSQRSEHILTIEDPIEFIHSSKRSVVHQRELGQDTRSFSKALKSALREDPDVILVGEMRDLETIGLALTAAETGHLVMGTLHTSSAMQTVDRIIDVFSADQQQQVRIQLSNSLVAVFSQALLPRVNELGEKKGRVMAQEIMIVTPAISNLIREGKAAQIYSAIQTGGQHNMQTMEMALKALVQSNSVEFEDALLKTTRPEDFKRLLTGIQTKS; the protein is encoded by the coding sequence ATGATTCTGGAAGAGTTGCTGCAAGAAGTGTTTCGCCGCAAAGCGAGCGATTTGCACTTGAGTCTGGGCCTGCCGCCCGTCTTTCGCGTGGACGGCAAGCTGATTCGCGGCGACTATCCGCCGTTGTCGAAAGAAGACGTCCACCGCCTGATTTTCAGCATGTTGACCAACGAACAGCGCCGCGTACTGGAGCAGGACTGGGAACTGGATTGCTCGTATGGGGTTTCGGGGCTGGGCCGCTTTCGGGTCAACGTCTACAAAGAGCGCAGCACGTATGCGGCGGCCTTGCGCTCCATCAGCACGGAAATTCCCAGCTTTGACAGTCTGAATCTGCCGCCTATCGTGAAAGAAATCGCGGATCGGCCCAAGGGGCTGGTGCTGGTGACCGGTCCGACCGGTTCCGGCAAGTCTACGACGCTGGCCGCGATGGTGGACTATATTAACAGCCAGCGCTCAGAGCATATTCTGACCATCGAGGATCCGATCGAGTTTATTCACTCGTCCAAACGCAGCGTCGTTCACCAGCGCGAACTGGGGCAAGATACCCGCAGCTTCTCCAAGGCGCTGAAATCCGCCTTGCGCGAAGACCCTGACGTGATTCTGGTGGGTGAGATGCGGGACCTTGAGACCATCGGCCTGGCGCTGACCGCCGCCGAAACCGGTCACCTGGTCATGGGCACCCTGCACACCTCCAGCGCCATGCAGACTGTTGACCGGATTATCGATGTTTTTTCCGCAGACCAGCAGCAGCAGGTGCGGATTCAGCTTTCAAACAGTCTGGTGGCGGTCTTTTCGCAGGCCCTCCTGCCCAGAGTCAACGAGCTGGGCGAGAAAAAAGGCCGCGTTATGGCGCAGGAAATCATGATCGTCACGCCCGCTATTTCCAACCTGATTCGTGAGGGGAAGGCCGCGCAAATCTATTCGGCTATTCAGACCGGGGGTCAGCACAATATGCAGACCATGGAAATGGCGCTGAAAGCGCTGGTGCAGTCAAACAGCGTGGAATTCGAGGATGCGCTCCTGAAAACCACGCGCCCGGAAGATTTCAAGCGGCTGCTCACCGGTATTCAGACCAAATCCTGA